One Spinacia oleracea cultivar Varoflay chromosome 4, BTI_SOV_V1, whole genome shotgun sequence DNA segment encodes these proteins:
- the LOC110803737 gene encoding histone-lysine N-methyltransferase SUVR5 isoform X1 — MEVITCSSLHYAENSGHSQEKSVMENVQDAESNSAQHGEHIPLEEKKDNFLPSFKVAIDMMQCDGQDPDGEALTLEESSDGSSHRGSDLNGQKLSGAVLDRDDDNLEEQVQLKEAYLDFQNSHVDVNTIDSEPLSENKEEESLISASKWPEQDESLALWVKWRGKWQAGIKCERADWPLATVKAKPTHDRKSYIVIFFPHKKNYSWADTLLVCAIDELPQPIVHRSHKVGVQMVEDLTAARRFIMKKLVIDIMSIVDQLPVQVLVETARDLVVWREFAAEASRCKTYPDLGRLLIKLQKMIFLQYIDANWLQHSLQLWVEKCQNAVSADSVELLKEELRNSILWSDINNLRDTQGQPALGCEWKMWKQEVMKSFSMTQSVSGAGGIEQPRQNGIEDYSVSPLMTSLQISRKRPKLEVRRAEPHNSVGETKSCQENTVPEIDSAFFSGQRTMTPDDALVHSKEGLLGQKIAQATSPSNAMVIWDGDHGVVVDTNAESSQKEDNKLQPVNGVVETKYTASKFKNRQCSAFIEAKGRRCVRWANDGDDYCCVHVMSRFAAPSVKIEASSPAESSMCQGTTTQGTRCKHRSLPGTSFCKKHRPHGDGTIPPNSPGSQLKRKHDELLDKSEHTSKEIIIGAEVERPLEGNLTTLMEGNTSNGGENELTMPEQLAEDSNSKNIEITHCVGLGVHEGYSYCKESPKRHSLYCEKHVPGWLKRARNGKSRIISKEVFVDLLRTCSFQKQKTDLHQACELFYKLLKSILSVRNQVPKDIQFQWALSEASKDLNIAEILMKLVSREKERLTRIWGFDLDKDAHISCIPAEEQALVLVEKEAYDDGSFKCKICLEEFSDGQTLGTHWIDSHNKEAQWLFRGYACAICLDSFTNRKVLETHVQERHHAQFVEHCMLIQCIPCGSHFGNSDELWSHVLLAHTEGFRQSKRGDNGHQLVDSHQKPIPLKPASVDYFESQSSIRKYICRLCGLKFDLLPDLGRHHQAAHMGPGLVSSHTKKKGLRFYAYRLKSGRLSRPRFQKGLGGAYRLRNKGSIVLKKRLQPVNPIRAARINVQSHVMDTAGLVRLNEAQCSAIAQMLSSEAQKTRARPSNNEILSVARSACCKVSVQRSLEQKYGELPERLYLKAAKLCSEHNTPVDWHQKGFNCSKGCIPQEDHNFGSVLSCPINERVRLNSPSPDPQQEECEMDECYFVINPQYFRWRHLQTTIILCDDISFGQERVPIPCVVDKNLIDSLHNPAYGFDGQVTFMPWESFTYATKPLLNKSLDVNMQLGCGCSQSICCPETCDHVYLFNNDFDHAKDLDGKLMGRKFPYDDTGRLVLEENYLIYECSHLCKCSSKCPNRVLQNGVRVKMEVFKTLKKGWAVRACENILRGTFVCEFVGEVLDEQEASRRRKRCRKEDCDYIYDMGTHMKYVRELTEVEAKYFIDATKFGNVSRFVNHSCCPNLESHVVLVESMDFQLAHIGFYAKQDIAAGEELCFDFCYELQAGNECPCLCGASTCRGRLH; from the exons ATGGAAGTTATCACATGTTCTTCCCTCCATTATGCCGAAAACTCTGGTCACTCTCAAGAGAAATCGGTTATGGAAAACGTACAAGATGCAGAATCAAATAGTGCTCAGCATGGCGAGCACATCCCTCTAGAAGAAAAAAAGGACAATTTTCTGCCAAGTTTTAAAGTGGCCATAGACATGATGCAATGTGATGGTCAAGACCCAGATGGAGAAGCTCTTACGCTAGAAGAGAGCTCTGACGGGTCTTCACACCGTGGTTCTGATTTGAACGGACAAAAGTTGTCTGGGGCTGTTCTCGATCGTGATGATGATAACCTAGAGGAACAGGTCCAACTTAAAGAAGCTTACCTTGACTTTCAGAACTCTCATGTGGATGTAAACACAATTGACAGTGAGCCACTTTCAGAAAATAAAGAAGAAGAGTCGTTGATCTCAGCATCCAAGTGGCCCGAGCAAGATGAATCTCTGGCATTATGGGTCAAG TGGAGAGGGAAGTGGCAAGCAGGAATCAAATGCGAGAGGGCTGACTGGCCATTAGCAACTGTGAAAGCAAAGCCAACTCATGACAGGAAGAGTTATATTGTGATATTCTTTCCACACAAAAAGAACTATTCTTGGGCGGATACACTGCTTGTTTGTGCAATTGATGAACTTCCGCAGCCTATAGTACACCGGTCACATAAAGTTGGCGTTCAAATGGTTGAAGACTTGACTGCTGCACGCCGCTTTATCATGAAAAAGCTAGTAATTGACATAATGAGTATTGTTGACCAGCTTCCTGTCCAG GTGTTGGTCGAAACTGCTCGTGATTTAGTTGTATGGAGAGAATTTGCCGCAGAGGCTTCTCGCTGCAAAACTTATCCTGATCTTGGAAGATTGCTCATAAAGCTTCAGAAA ATGATATTCCTGCAGTACATCGATGCTAACTGGCTGCAACATTCTTTACAATTGTGGGTGGAGAAATGCCAGAATGCTGTTAGTGCTGATTCCGTTGAACTTCTGAAGGAG GAATTAAGGAATTCTATTTTGTGGAGTGATATCAACAATCTCCGAGATACCCAAGGACAGCCTGCATTAGGTTGTGAGTGGAAGATGTGGAAGCAGGAAGTCATGAAAAGTTTCTCAATGACACAGTCTGTGTCGGGTGCTGGAGGCATAGAACAGCCAAGGCAAAATGGCATAGAAGATTATAGTGTTAGTCCGTTGATGACAAGTCTTCAAATTAGCCGGAAGAGACCTAAGCTTGAAGTTCGTCGTGCAGAGCCACATAACTCAGTTGGTGAAACTAAGAGTTGTCAGGAAAATACCGTCCCTGAGATTGACTCGGCATTTTTCTCTGGTCAGAGAACTATGACTCCTGATGATGCACTTGTGCATTCTAAAGAGGGACTTTTAGGCCAGAAAATTGCACAAGCCACCTCGCCAAGCAATGCTATGGTTATATGGGATGGGGACCATGGAGTTGTGGTTGATACTAATGCAGAGTCTAGCCAGAAAGAAGATAATAAACTGCAACCTGTTAATGGAGTGGTCGAGACTAAATACACAGCTTCTAAATTCAAGAATCGGCAATGCAGTGCTTTTATTGAGGCCAAGGGAAGGCGTTGTGTTAGGTGGGCCAATGATGGCGATGATTACTGCTGTGTTCATGTGATGTCTCGTTTTGCAGCACCATCTGTTAAAATAGAGGCCAGTTCACCAGCTGAATCATCTATGTGTCAAGGAACTACCACTCAAGGTACTAGGTGCAAACATCGCTCTCTCCCAGGCACCTCATTTTGTAAAAAACACCGCCCCCATGGTGATGGAACAATCCCCCCAAATTCACCTGGAAGCCAGTTGAAAAGAAAACATGATGAGCTGCTAGACAAGTCCGAGCACACATCTAAGGAAATTATTATTGGTGCAGAAGTAGAAAGACCTCTTGAAGGGAATTTGACGACACTTATGGAGGGAAATACGTCTAATGGAGGAGAAAATGAACTGACAATGCCTGAACAACTTGCTGAGGATTCTAACAGTAAGAATATAGAGATAACTCACTGCGTCGGATTGGGCGTGCATGAGGGCTATTCTTATTGTAAAGAAAGTCCTAAGCGGCATTCATTATACTGTGAGAAACATGTACCAGGCTGGCTAAAACGTGCTAGAAATGGTAAGAGtaggataatctcaaaagaagtATTTGTAGATCTTCTGAGGACATGTTCTTTCCAGAAGCAAAAAACTGATTTGCATCAGGCATGTGAGCTTTTTTACAAGCTTCTTAAAAGCATATTATCTGTGAGAAACCAAGTTCCCAAAGACATCCAATTTCAATGGGCGTTGTCTGAAGCTTCTAAAGATTTaaatattgccgaaattttAATGAAGTTAGTTTCCAGAGAAAAAGAGAGGCTGACAAGGATATGGGGCTTTGATCTAGACAAGGATGCACATATTTCCTGCATTCCTGCAGAGGAACAAGCTCTGGTGCTTGTAGAAAAGGAGGCTTATGATGACGGAAGTTTCAAATGTAAAATCTGCTTGGAAGAATTTTCTGATGGCCAAACACTGGGGACACACTGGATAGATAGTCACAATAAGGAAGCACAGTGGCTTTTCAGGGGCTATGCTTGTGCAATATGTCTTGATTCTTTCACTAACAGGAAGGTTCTTGAGACACATGTACAGGAGAGACACCATGCACAGTTTGTTGAGCACTGCATGCTTATTCAATGTATTCCTTGTGGAAGCCATTTTGGTAATTCCGATGAGCTATGGTCACATGTTCTTTTAGCTCACACAGAAGGTTTTAGACAGTCAAAAAGAGGGGATAATGGTCACCAATTGGTGGATTCCCATCAGAAACCTATTCCCTTGAAACCTGCCTCTGTTGATTATTTTGAGAGTCAGAGCAGTATTCGGAAGTATATTTGTAGATTATGTGGGTTAAAGTTTGATCTACTGCCTGATTTAGGTCGCCATCATCAAGCAGCTCATATGGGGCCAGGTTTGGTAAGCTCTCATACAAAAAAGAAAGGTCTCCGCTTTTATGCTTATAGACTAAAGTCAGGAAGACTAAGCCGTCCCAGATTCCAAAAGGGTCTTGGTGGAGCATATAGACTCAGAAATAAGGGTAGTATAGTTTTGAAGAAACGATTACAACCTGTTAATCCTATTCGCGCTGCAAGAATAAATGTGCAGTCTCATGTAATGGATACTGCCGGGCTTGTTAGACTTAACGAGGCTCAGTGCTCAGCAATTGCACAAATGTTGTCTTCTGAAGCTCAGAAAACAAGAGCACGCCCCAGTAATAATGAAATCTTATCTGTTGCTCGTTCTGCTTGCTGCAAGGTGAGTGTTCAGAGGTCTCTGGAGCAGAAATATGGAGAGTTGCCTGAACGTTTATACTTAAAAGCTGCTAAACTTTGCAGTGAACATAATACTCCAGTAGATTGGCATCAGAAGGGGTTTAATTGCTCTAAAGGATGTATACCACAGGAAGATCATAATTTTGGGTCTGTTTTGTCGTGTCCTATTAATGAACGTGTAAGACTGAATTCACCTTCTCCAGATCCACAACAGGAGGAGTGTGAAATGGATGAGTGTTACTTTGTCATAAACCCACAATATTTTAGGTGGAGACACTTGCAGACAACCATCATCTTGTGCGATGATATAAGTTTCGGACAAGAAAGGGTACCAATTCCTTGTGTTGTAGACAAAAATCTGATAGATTCGCTTCATAATCCAGCATATGGCTTTGATGGGCAAGTTACTTTCATGCCATGGGAGAGCTTTACATATGCAACTAAGCCACTGTTAAATAAGTCCCTTGATGTCAATATGCAG TTAGGGTGTGGCTGTTCACAATCAATTTGCTGTCCTGAGACATGCGATCACGTTTACCTGTTCAACAATGACTTTGACCATGCAAAGGATTTAGATGGAAAGCTCATGGGAAGAAAGTTCCCTTATGATGATACGGGTCGATTAGTTCTTGAG GAAAATTATCTCATCTATGAATGCAGTCACTTGTGTAAGTGTAGTAGCAAATGCCCAAATAGGGTTTTGCAGAATGGGGTTAGAGTAAAAATGGAAGTATTCAAAACATTGAAAAAg GGTTGGGCTGTCCGAGCCTGTGAAAATATTCTGCGCGGCACATTTGTATGTGAATTTGTTGGTGAGGTATTAGATGAACAGGAAGCCAGCAGAAGACGCAAAAG GTGTAGAAAAGAAGATTGTGATTATATTTATGACATGGGTACCCACATGAAGTACGTGAGAGAACTGACTGAAGTGGAAGCCAAGTATTTCATTGATGCTACAAAATTTGGAAATGTTTCGCGGTTCGTGAATCACAG CTGCTGTCCTAACCTTGAAAGTCATGTTGTTCTTGTGGAAAGCATGGATTTTCAGCTTGCCCATATTGGTTTCTACGCAAAACAGGAT ATAGCTGCGGGGGAAGAACTTTGTTTTGACTTCTGCTATGAGCTGCAGGCCGGAAACGAATGCCCGTGCTTGTGCGGAGCTTCAACTTGTAGGGGTCGACTTCACTAA
- the LOC110803737 gene encoding histone-lysine N-methyltransferase SUVR5 isoform X2, producing the protein MENVQDAESNSAQHGEHIPLEEKKDNFLPSFKVAIDMMQCDGQDPDGEALTLEESSDGSSHRGSDLNGQKLSGAVLDRDDDNLEEQVQLKEAYLDFQNSHVDVNTIDSEPLSENKEEESLISASKWPEQDESLALWVKWRGKWQAGIKCERADWPLATVKAKPTHDRKSYIVIFFPHKKNYSWADTLLVCAIDELPQPIVHRSHKVGVQMVEDLTAARRFIMKKLVIDIMSIVDQLPVQVLVETARDLVVWREFAAEASRCKTYPDLGRLLIKLQKMIFLQYIDANWLQHSLQLWVEKCQNAVSADSVELLKEELRNSILWSDINNLRDTQGQPALGCEWKMWKQEVMKSFSMTQSVSGAGGIEQPRQNGIEDYSVSPLMTSLQISRKRPKLEVRRAEPHNSVGETKSCQENTVPEIDSAFFSGQRTMTPDDALVHSKEGLLGQKIAQATSPSNAMVIWDGDHGVVVDTNAESSQKEDNKLQPVNGVVETKYTASKFKNRQCSAFIEAKGRRCVRWANDGDDYCCVHVMSRFAAPSVKIEASSPAESSMCQGTTTQGTRCKHRSLPGTSFCKKHRPHGDGTIPPNSPGSQLKRKHDELLDKSEHTSKEIIIGAEVERPLEGNLTTLMEGNTSNGGENELTMPEQLAEDSNSKNIEITHCVGLGVHEGYSYCKESPKRHSLYCEKHVPGWLKRARNGKSRIISKEVFVDLLRTCSFQKQKTDLHQACELFYKLLKSILSVRNQVPKDIQFQWALSEASKDLNIAEILMKLVSREKERLTRIWGFDLDKDAHISCIPAEEQALVLVEKEAYDDGSFKCKICLEEFSDGQTLGTHWIDSHNKEAQWLFRGYACAICLDSFTNRKVLETHVQERHHAQFVEHCMLIQCIPCGSHFGNSDELWSHVLLAHTEGFRQSKRGDNGHQLVDSHQKPIPLKPASVDYFESQSSIRKYICRLCGLKFDLLPDLGRHHQAAHMGPGLVSSHTKKKGLRFYAYRLKSGRLSRPRFQKGLGGAYRLRNKGSIVLKKRLQPVNPIRAARINVQSHVMDTAGLVRLNEAQCSAIAQMLSSEAQKTRARPSNNEILSVARSACCKVSVQRSLEQKYGELPERLYLKAAKLCSEHNTPVDWHQKGFNCSKGCIPQEDHNFGSVLSCPINERVRLNSPSPDPQQEECEMDECYFVINPQYFRWRHLQTTIILCDDISFGQERVPIPCVVDKNLIDSLHNPAYGFDGQVTFMPWESFTYATKPLLNKSLDVNMQLGCGCSQSICCPETCDHVYLFNNDFDHAKDLDGKLMGRKFPYDDTGRLVLEENYLIYECSHLCKCSSKCPNRVLQNGVRVKMEVFKTLKKGWAVRACENILRGTFVCEFVGEVLDEQEASRRRKRCRKEDCDYIYDMGTHMKYVRELTEVEAKYFIDATKFGNVSRFVNHSCCPNLESHVVLVESMDFQLAHIGFYAKQDIAAGEELCFDFCYELQAGNECPCLCGASTCRGRLH; encoded by the exons ATGGAAAACGTACAAGATGCAGAATCAAATAGTGCTCAGCATGGCGAGCACATCCCTCTAGAAGAAAAAAAGGACAATTTTCTGCCAAGTTTTAAAGTGGCCATAGACATGATGCAATGTGATGGTCAAGACCCAGATGGAGAAGCTCTTACGCTAGAAGAGAGCTCTGACGGGTCTTCACACCGTGGTTCTGATTTGAACGGACAAAAGTTGTCTGGGGCTGTTCTCGATCGTGATGATGATAACCTAGAGGAACAGGTCCAACTTAAAGAAGCTTACCTTGACTTTCAGAACTCTCATGTGGATGTAAACACAATTGACAGTGAGCCACTTTCAGAAAATAAAGAAGAAGAGTCGTTGATCTCAGCATCCAAGTGGCCCGAGCAAGATGAATCTCTGGCATTATGGGTCAAG TGGAGAGGGAAGTGGCAAGCAGGAATCAAATGCGAGAGGGCTGACTGGCCATTAGCAACTGTGAAAGCAAAGCCAACTCATGACAGGAAGAGTTATATTGTGATATTCTTTCCACACAAAAAGAACTATTCTTGGGCGGATACACTGCTTGTTTGTGCAATTGATGAACTTCCGCAGCCTATAGTACACCGGTCACATAAAGTTGGCGTTCAAATGGTTGAAGACTTGACTGCTGCACGCCGCTTTATCATGAAAAAGCTAGTAATTGACATAATGAGTATTGTTGACCAGCTTCCTGTCCAG GTGTTGGTCGAAACTGCTCGTGATTTAGTTGTATGGAGAGAATTTGCCGCAGAGGCTTCTCGCTGCAAAACTTATCCTGATCTTGGAAGATTGCTCATAAAGCTTCAGAAA ATGATATTCCTGCAGTACATCGATGCTAACTGGCTGCAACATTCTTTACAATTGTGGGTGGAGAAATGCCAGAATGCTGTTAGTGCTGATTCCGTTGAACTTCTGAAGGAG GAATTAAGGAATTCTATTTTGTGGAGTGATATCAACAATCTCCGAGATACCCAAGGACAGCCTGCATTAGGTTGTGAGTGGAAGATGTGGAAGCAGGAAGTCATGAAAAGTTTCTCAATGACACAGTCTGTGTCGGGTGCTGGAGGCATAGAACAGCCAAGGCAAAATGGCATAGAAGATTATAGTGTTAGTCCGTTGATGACAAGTCTTCAAATTAGCCGGAAGAGACCTAAGCTTGAAGTTCGTCGTGCAGAGCCACATAACTCAGTTGGTGAAACTAAGAGTTGTCAGGAAAATACCGTCCCTGAGATTGACTCGGCATTTTTCTCTGGTCAGAGAACTATGACTCCTGATGATGCACTTGTGCATTCTAAAGAGGGACTTTTAGGCCAGAAAATTGCACAAGCCACCTCGCCAAGCAATGCTATGGTTATATGGGATGGGGACCATGGAGTTGTGGTTGATACTAATGCAGAGTCTAGCCAGAAAGAAGATAATAAACTGCAACCTGTTAATGGAGTGGTCGAGACTAAATACACAGCTTCTAAATTCAAGAATCGGCAATGCAGTGCTTTTATTGAGGCCAAGGGAAGGCGTTGTGTTAGGTGGGCCAATGATGGCGATGATTACTGCTGTGTTCATGTGATGTCTCGTTTTGCAGCACCATCTGTTAAAATAGAGGCCAGTTCACCAGCTGAATCATCTATGTGTCAAGGAACTACCACTCAAGGTACTAGGTGCAAACATCGCTCTCTCCCAGGCACCTCATTTTGTAAAAAACACCGCCCCCATGGTGATGGAACAATCCCCCCAAATTCACCTGGAAGCCAGTTGAAAAGAAAACATGATGAGCTGCTAGACAAGTCCGAGCACACATCTAAGGAAATTATTATTGGTGCAGAAGTAGAAAGACCTCTTGAAGGGAATTTGACGACACTTATGGAGGGAAATACGTCTAATGGAGGAGAAAATGAACTGACAATGCCTGAACAACTTGCTGAGGATTCTAACAGTAAGAATATAGAGATAACTCACTGCGTCGGATTGGGCGTGCATGAGGGCTATTCTTATTGTAAAGAAAGTCCTAAGCGGCATTCATTATACTGTGAGAAACATGTACCAGGCTGGCTAAAACGTGCTAGAAATGGTAAGAGtaggataatctcaaaagaagtATTTGTAGATCTTCTGAGGACATGTTCTTTCCAGAAGCAAAAAACTGATTTGCATCAGGCATGTGAGCTTTTTTACAAGCTTCTTAAAAGCATATTATCTGTGAGAAACCAAGTTCCCAAAGACATCCAATTTCAATGGGCGTTGTCTGAAGCTTCTAAAGATTTaaatattgccgaaattttAATGAAGTTAGTTTCCAGAGAAAAAGAGAGGCTGACAAGGATATGGGGCTTTGATCTAGACAAGGATGCACATATTTCCTGCATTCCTGCAGAGGAACAAGCTCTGGTGCTTGTAGAAAAGGAGGCTTATGATGACGGAAGTTTCAAATGTAAAATCTGCTTGGAAGAATTTTCTGATGGCCAAACACTGGGGACACACTGGATAGATAGTCACAATAAGGAAGCACAGTGGCTTTTCAGGGGCTATGCTTGTGCAATATGTCTTGATTCTTTCACTAACAGGAAGGTTCTTGAGACACATGTACAGGAGAGACACCATGCACAGTTTGTTGAGCACTGCATGCTTATTCAATGTATTCCTTGTGGAAGCCATTTTGGTAATTCCGATGAGCTATGGTCACATGTTCTTTTAGCTCACACAGAAGGTTTTAGACAGTCAAAAAGAGGGGATAATGGTCACCAATTGGTGGATTCCCATCAGAAACCTATTCCCTTGAAACCTGCCTCTGTTGATTATTTTGAGAGTCAGAGCAGTATTCGGAAGTATATTTGTAGATTATGTGGGTTAAAGTTTGATCTACTGCCTGATTTAGGTCGCCATCATCAAGCAGCTCATATGGGGCCAGGTTTGGTAAGCTCTCATACAAAAAAGAAAGGTCTCCGCTTTTATGCTTATAGACTAAAGTCAGGAAGACTAAGCCGTCCCAGATTCCAAAAGGGTCTTGGTGGAGCATATAGACTCAGAAATAAGGGTAGTATAGTTTTGAAGAAACGATTACAACCTGTTAATCCTATTCGCGCTGCAAGAATAAATGTGCAGTCTCATGTAATGGATACTGCCGGGCTTGTTAGACTTAACGAGGCTCAGTGCTCAGCAATTGCACAAATGTTGTCTTCTGAAGCTCAGAAAACAAGAGCACGCCCCAGTAATAATGAAATCTTATCTGTTGCTCGTTCTGCTTGCTGCAAGGTGAGTGTTCAGAGGTCTCTGGAGCAGAAATATGGAGAGTTGCCTGAACGTTTATACTTAAAAGCTGCTAAACTTTGCAGTGAACATAATACTCCAGTAGATTGGCATCAGAAGGGGTTTAATTGCTCTAAAGGATGTATACCACAGGAAGATCATAATTTTGGGTCTGTTTTGTCGTGTCCTATTAATGAACGTGTAAGACTGAATTCACCTTCTCCAGATCCACAACAGGAGGAGTGTGAAATGGATGAGTGTTACTTTGTCATAAACCCACAATATTTTAGGTGGAGACACTTGCAGACAACCATCATCTTGTGCGATGATATAAGTTTCGGACAAGAAAGGGTACCAATTCCTTGTGTTGTAGACAAAAATCTGATAGATTCGCTTCATAATCCAGCATATGGCTTTGATGGGCAAGTTACTTTCATGCCATGGGAGAGCTTTACATATGCAACTAAGCCACTGTTAAATAAGTCCCTTGATGTCAATATGCAG TTAGGGTGTGGCTGTTCACAATCAATTTGCTGTCCTGAGACATGCGATCACGTTTACCTGTTCAACAATGACTTTGACCATGCAAAGGATTTAGATGGAAAGCTCATGGGAAGAAAGTTCCCTTATGATGATACGGGTCGATTAGTTCTTGAG GAAAATTATCTCATCTATGAATGCAGTCACTTGTGTAAGTGTAGTAGCAAATGCCCAAATAGGGTTTTGCAGAATGGGGTTAGAGTAAAAATGGAAGTATTCAAAACATTGAAAAAg GGTTGGGCTGTCCGAGCCTGTGAAAATATTCTGCGCGGCACATTTGTATGTGAATTTGTTGGTGAGGTATTAGATGAACAGGAAGCCAGCAGAAGACGCAAAAG GTGTAGAAAAGAAGATTGTGATTATATTTATGACATGGGTACCCACATGAAGTACGTGAGAGAACTGACTGAAGTGGAAGCCAAGTATTTCATTGATGCTACAAAATTTGGAAATGTTTCGCGGTTCGTGAATCACAG CTGCTGTCCTAACCTTGAAAGTCATGTTGTTCTTGTGGAAAGCATGGATTTTCAGCTTGCCCATATTGGTTTCTACGCAAAACAGGAT ATAGCTGCGGGGGAAGAACTTTGTTTTGACTTCTGCTATGAGCTGCAGGCCGGAAACGAATGCCCGTGCTTGTGCGGAGCTTCAACTTGTAGGGGTCGACTTCACTAA